Genomic window (Actinomycetota bacterium):
CCCGCGATCCGCTCCAGCTCCTCGTTCGAGAACGAGACGATCCCCCGCGCGAAGGCCTGGCCCGTACCGTCACAGATGTCGACCGCGTCGCCGGGCGCGAACGCTC
Coding sequences:
- a CDS encoding PUA domain-containing protein, translating into AFAPGDAVDICDGTGQAFARGIVSFSNEELERIAGLGSSAITEMLGAAAREVVHRDELVLL